ATGCGAACCAGATCCGGATCTGGGAAGTAGCGATAATCATGCGCTTCTTCCTTGGAACGCATCGTCAATGTCTTCTTGTTGGCTTCATCCCAACGGCGTGTTTCCTGAACGACCTTGCCACCACTGGATACCACCTCGGTCTGACGCAGTACTTCATACTCCAAGCCCATTTGTACATTGCGGAAGGAGTTCATGTTTTTCAATTCTGCCTTTGTCCCGAATTCTTCTTGACCATAAGGACGGATGGAAACGTTGGCATCGCAACGCAGGGACCCTTGCTCCATGCGAACATCGGATACCTCGGTGTATTGGATGATCGCTTTCAGCTTTTCCAAATAAGCACGCGCCTCTTCTGGCGTGCGGATGTCTGGCTCAGAAACGATCTCAACCAGTGGAACACCTACGCGGTTGAAGTCTACTAAAGATTCTCCACCGAAGTCGCTGTGCGTCAGCTTACCCGCATCTTCTTCCAGATGCAGACGGGTGATACCGATGCGTTTTGTCTCTCCATTTACTTCAATGTCGATCCAGCCATTGTAGCCGATCGGCTGGTCGAACTGGGAGATTTGGTACGCTTTCGGGGAATCCGGGTAAAAGTAGTTCTTCCGGTCAAACTTGGTCTCACGGGAGATTTCGCAGTTGAGAGCGAGTGCCGCTTTCATGGCGAACTCTACTGCTTGCTTGTTCGTTACAGGCAGCACGCCCGGATGCCCCAAGCAAATCGGGCATGTATGGGTATTTGGCTCCGCACCGAACTCGGTTTTGCAGCCGCAGAAAATTTTACTGTTGGTGGATAGCTCGGCATGGACCTCCAAGCCGATGACGGTTTCGTACTTGCTCATGCTCTTACCCCCTCACCCATTCCGGCTTGCGCTGGTGATAGCCAACTGACTGCTCATAGGCATGAGCCACGCGCAATACGGTGGATTCATCAAACGCTTTCCCGATGATCTGCAGACCGATTGGCAGACCTTTTTGGGAGAAGCCGCACGGCACGCTGATCGCTGGCAGGCCAGCCAGGTTTACCGGCACGGTGCAGATGTCTTCCAAATACATTTTGACCGGATCGTCCACGTTCTCTCCAATTTTGAACGCCGTGGAAGGCGTCGTCGGATGGAGAATCACATCGAAGTCGGCAAAAATGTTGTTGTAGTCCTGAATGATCAAGGTACGCACTTGTTGAGCCTTTTTGTAGTAAGCATCGTAATAACCAGACGACAGGGCATAGGTACCGAGCATGATCCGGCGTTTTACTTCTGGACCGAAGCCTTGGCTGCGGGATTCTTTGTACAGCTCAATCAGGTTGGATGCATTGTCAGCACGCACGCCGTAGCGCACGCCGTCAAAGCGAGCCAGGTTGGAGGAAGCCTCCGACGAAGAGAGCAGGTAGTACGCAGGTACAGCATATTCGGTATGCGGCATGGAAACCTCGCTCCATGTCGCTCCCATGCTCTCCAGCTGTTTCAGCGCGGCCAGTACGGCATCGCGTACCTCTGGATCGATGCCTTCCCCGATCAATTCTTTCGGCACACCAATCCGAAGCCCTTTGACATCTCCAGTCAGTGCAGACAGGAAGTCAGGGACTTCTACATTTGCGGAAGTCGAGTCATACGGATCATGACCTGCGATTGCTTGTAGCACGTAAGCAGAGTCTTCCACGTTTTTCGTCACAGGACCGATCTGGTCGAGGGAGGAAGCAAAAGCTACCAGACCAAAACGGGATACGCGTCCATAAGTCGGTTTCAAACCTACCACGCCGCAGAAAGCAGCTGGCTGACGGATCGAGCCGCCTGTGTCAGAGCCGAGGGTAAAGTAAAAATGACGTGCAGCCATCGCTGCCGCCGAACCACCGCTGGAGCCACCTGGTACGTACTCGGTATTCCACGGGTTTTTTGTTGGGTAGAAGCCGGAGTTTTCGTTGGAACCGCCCATGGCAAACTCGTCCATGTTCAGCTTGGCTACGATAACCGCATCGGCATCCTTCACCTTTTTGGAGACGGTTCCGTCATGCGCAGGGTCAAAGTTGGCCAAAAACTTACTGGCGCAAGTGGTGCGTACGTCCTTCGTGATGAGGTTGTCCTTGAGGCCTGCTGGAAGGCCGTATAGCAGTCCTGGCTCCTCGCCTCCTTTGGCGAGACGCTCGTCCAATTGGCGGGCATGAGCAAGGGCTCCTTCTTCATCTACGTGCAGAACGGACTTGATTTCACTGTCGTGTTCCTTGATGCTGGCGATGGAAGCCTGCACCAGATCCGTCACGGACAATT
This is a stretch of genomic DNA from Brevibacillus choshinensis. It encodes these proteins:
- the gatA gene encoding Asp-tRNA(Asn)/Glu-tRNA(Gln) amidotransferase subunit GatA codes for the protein MSLFDKRLSEIHSALRKKELSVTDLVQASIASIKEHDSEIKSVLHVDEEGALAHARQLDERLAKGGEEPGLLYGLPAGLKDNLITKDVRTTCASKFLANFDPAHDGTVSKKVKDADAVIVAKLNMDEFAMGGSNENSGFYPTKNPWNTEYVPGGSSGGSAAAMAARHFYFTLGSDTGGSIRQPAAFCGVVGLKPTYGRVSRFGLVAFASSLDQIGPVTKNVEDSAYVLQAIAGHDPYDSTSANVEVPDFLSALTGDVKGLRIGVPKELIGEGIDPEVRDAVLAALKQLESMGATWSEVSMPHTEYAVPAYYLLSSSEASSNLARFDGVRYGVRADNASNLIELYKESRSQGFGPEVKRRIMLGTYALSSGYYDAYYKKAQQVRTLIIQDYNNIFADFDVILHPTTPSTAFKIGENVDDPVKMYLEDICTVPVNLAGLPAISVPCGFSQKGLPIGLQIIGKAFDESTVLRVAHAYEQSVGYHQRKPEWVRG
- the gatB gene encoding Asp-tRNA(Asn)/Glu-tRNA(Gln) amidotransferase subunit GatB; amino-acid sequence: MSKYETVIGLEVHAELSTNSKIFCGCKTEFGAEPNTHTCPICLGHPGVLPVTNKQAVEFAMKAALALNCEISRETKFDRKNYFYPDSPKAYQISQFDQPIGYNGWIDIEVNGETKRIGITRLHLEEDAGKLTHSDFGGESLVDFNRVGVPLVEIVSEPDIRTPEEARAYLEKLKAIIQYTEVSDVRMEQGSLRCDANVSIRPYGQEEFGTKAELKNMNSFRNVQMGLEYEVLRQTEVVSSGGKVVQETRRWDEANKKTLTMRSKEEAHDYRYFPDPDLVRMQISEEWIEAVRATIPELPDARQARYVNDFGLSKDDAAVITMSKETADFFDETVKTGAEPKAVANWLMVDLLAHLNANNLVFADVKMTPHGLGEMIKLIADGTISSKIAKTVFKEMVETGKEPKKIVEEKGLVQISDEGALRQIVVDAVNSNPQAVADYKAGNEKAAAFFVGQVMKQTKGKANPPMVNKLIAEVLKDL